The Streptococcus mitis genome has a segment encoding these proteins:
- a CDS encoding glycoside hydrolase family 13 protein translates to MELSAIFHRPESEYAYLYKDKKLHIRIRTKKDDIESINLHYGDPFIFMEEFYQDTKKMAKITSDAIFDYWQVEVSVDFARIQYLFEVTDTEGQSILYGDKGCVENSLENFHAIGNGFKLPYLHEIDACKVPDWVSNTVWYQIFPERFANGNALLNPEGSLDWDSSSTPNSDDFFGGDLQGIIDHLDYLQDLGITGLYLCPIFESTSNHKYNTTDYFEIDHHFGDKETFRELVEQAHQRGVKIMLDAVFNHIGSQSPQWQDVVKNGKESAYKDWFHIQQFPVMTEKLANKRELPYHAFGFEDYMPKLNTANPEVKDYLLKVATYWIEEFDIDAWRLDVANEIDHQFWKDFRKAVLAKRPDLYILGEVWHTSQPWLNGDEFHAVMNYPLSDSIKEYFLRGIKKTDQFIDEINGQSMYYKQQISEVMFNLLDSHDTERILWTANEDVQLVKSALAFLFLQKGTPCIYYGTELALTGGPDPDCRRCMPWERVSSDNDMLNFMKKLIKIRKHASAIISQGKYSLKEIKQNVVALEWTYEGRVLKAIFNQSKDDYLLEKEAVALASNCQELENQLVISPNGFVIF, encoded by the coding sequence ACAAAGAAAATGGCCAAGATAACTTCTGATGCCATCTTTGATTATTGGCAGGTTGAAGTGTCCGTTGACTTTGCACGTATCCAGTATCTCTTTGAAGTCACGGATACAGAAGGTCAAAGTATTTTGTATGGTGATAAAGGTTGTGTGGAAAATTCTCTAGAAAATTTCCATGCTATTGGGAATGGATTTAAGTTGCCCTATCTTCATGAGATTGATGCATGCAAGGTTCCTGACTGGGTTTCAAATACGGTATGGTATCAGATATTTCCTGAGAGATTTGCCAATGGAAATGCTTTATTAAACCCAGAAGGGTCATTAGACTGGGATTCATCAAGCACACCTAATAGTGATGATTTCTTTGGTGGTGATTTACAGGGGATTATTGACCATCTGGATTACTTGCAAGACTTGGGAATTACTGGACTTTATCTTTGTCCTATCTTTGAATCTACGAGCAATCATAAGTACAATACGACGGATTACTTTGAAATCGACCATCATTTTGGAGACAAGGAAACCTTTCGAGAGCTGGTCGAGCAAGCTCATCAACGTGGTGTGAAAATCATGCTGGATGCTGTATTTAACCATATAGGTTCGCAATCGCCTCAATGGCAAGATGTTGTCAAAAATGGTAAGGAGTCTGCATACAAAGATTGGTTCCATATTCAACAATTCCCAGTGATGACTGAAAAACTAGCCAACAAGAGAGAGTTGCCTTATCATGCTTTTGGTTTCGAGGACTATATGCCTAAGCTAAATACGGCCAATCCAGAGGTCAAGGATTATCTTTTAAAGGTTGCGACTTATTGGATTGAAGAGTTTGATATTGATGCTTGGCGTTTGGATGTGGCTAATGAGATTGATCATCAGTTTTGGAAGGATTTTCGAAAAGCAGTTTTAGCTAAAAGGCCTGATCTTTATATCCTTGGAGAAGTCTGGCATACGTCTCAGCCTTGGCTAAATGGAGATGAGTTCCATGCGGTCATGAATTATCCTTTATCTGATAGCATCAAGGAGTATTTTTTACGAGGTATTAAGAAGACAGACCAATTCATCGATGAAATCAATGGTCAGTCTATGTATTACAAGCAGCAGATTTCAGAGGTTATGTTTAATCTCTTGGATTCGCATGATACAGAGCGAATCTTGTGGACGGCAAATGAAGACGTTCAACTGGTTAAATCAGCCCTAGCCTTTCTCTTTTTACAAAAAGGAACACCCTGCATCTATTACGGAACCGAGTTAGCCTTAACCGGAGGACCAGACCCAGATTGCCGTCGTTGTATGCCTTGGGAACGCGTATCAAGTGACAATGATATGTTGAATTTTATGAAGAAGCTAATCAAGATTCGCAAACACGCGTCAGCAATCATTTCGCAAGGCAAGTACAGCCTAAAAGAAATCAAACAAAATGTAGTTGCCTTGGAATGGACATACGAAGGCCGGGTCCTTAAAGCCATCTTTAATCAATCAAAAGATGATTATCTTTTAGAAAAGGAAGCAGTAGCACTAGCAAGCAATTGCCAAGAACTAGAGAATCAGCTTGTGATTTCTCCAAATGGATTTGTGATTTTCTAA
- a CDS encoding DUF4300 family protein has product MKKSRKLTTLGICSFLFLGLAACQQQNTTSEGTNQRQSSSAKVPWKASYTNLNNQVSTEEVKSLLSAHLDSNSVDSFFNLVNDYNTIVGSTGLSGDFTSFTHTEYDVEKISNLWNQKKGDFVGTNCRINSYCLLKHSITIPKLEKNDDLLFLDNDAIDKGQVFDSKDKEEFDVLFSRVKTEATTDVKVHAEKMEKFFSQFQFNDKARMLSVVLHDNLDGEYLFVGHVGVLVPADDGFLFVEKLTFEEPYQAIKFASKEDCYKYLGTKYADYTGDRLAKPFIMDNDKWVKL; this is encoded by the coding sequence ATGAAGAAATCAAGAAAATTAACCACATTAGGAATCTGTTCCTTCTTGTTTTTAGGCTTGGCTGCTTGTCAACAACAAAATACTACTTCTGAAGGGACGAATCAAAGACAAAGTAGTTCAGCGAAAGTTCCATGGAAAGCTTCATACACAAATCTAAACAATCAGGTAAGTACAGAAGAGGTCAAATCTCTCTTATCAGCCCATTTGGATTCAAATAGTGTTGATTCATTTTTTAATCTTGTAAATGATTATAATACCATTGTCGGCTCAACTGGCCTATCAGGAGATTTCACTTCCTTTACTCACACAGAATACGATGTTGAGAAAATTAGCAACCTTTGGAATCAAAAGAAGGGCGATTTCGTTGGTACAAACTGTCGTATCAATAGTTATTGTCTCTTGAAACATAGTATTACAATTCCTAAGTTAGAAAAAAACGATGACTTACTTTTCCTAGATAATGATGCCATTGATAAAGGTCAGGTTTTTGATTCCAAAGACAAAGAAGAGTTTGATGTGCTTTTTTCTAGGGTCAAAACAGAAGCAACTACGGATGTGAAGGTCCATGCTGAGAAGATGGAAAAATTCTTTTCTCAATTTCAATTTAACGACAAAGCTCGAATGCTATCTGTGGTCTTGCACGACAATCTGGATGGTGAGTATCTGTTTGTTGGACACGTTGGTGTTTTAGTGCCTGCTGATGATGGTTTCTTATTTGTAGAGAAATTGACTTTCGAAGAGCCCTACCAAGCGATTAAATTTGCCAGCAAGGAAGATTGCTACAAGTATTTAGGCACCAAGTATGCGGATTACACAGGTGACAGACTGGCTAAGCCTTTCATCATGGATAATGATAAGTGGGTTAAGCTTTGA
- a CDS encoding aminotransferase class I/II-fold pyridoxal phosphate-dependent enzyme — translation MKELDQNQAPIYEALVKLRKKRIVPFDVPGHKRGRGNPELVELLGEKCVGIDVNSMKPLDNLGHPISIIRDAEELAADAFGASHAFLMIGGTTSSVQTMILSTCKAGDKIILPRNVHKSAINALVLCGAIPIYIEMSVDPKIGIALGLENDRVAKAIKDHPDAKAILINNPTYYGICSDLRGLTKMAHEAGMMVLVDEAHGAHLHFTDKLPISAMDAGADMAAVSMHKSGGSLTQSSLLLIGEQMNPEYVRQIINLTQSTSASYLLMASLDISRRNLALRGKESFEKVIELSEYARREINAIGGYYAYSKELIDGVSVCDFDVTKLSVYTQGIGLTGIEVYDLLRDEYDIQIEFGDIGNILAYISIGDRIQDIERLVGALADIKRLYSRDGKDLIAGEYIQPELVLSPQEAFYSERKSLTLDESVGQVCGEFVMCYPPGIPILAPGERITREIVDYIQFAKERGCSLQGTEDTEVNHINVIKRKEN, via the coding sequence TTGAAAGAGTTAGATCAAAACCAAGCCCCAATTTATGAGGCCTTGGTGAAGTTGCGCAAGAAAAGGATTGTTCCCTTTGATGTTCCAGGTCACAAGCGTGGACGAGGAAATCCAGAACTTGTCGAACTCTTAGGAGAAAAATGTGTAGGCATTGATGTCAATTCGATGAAACCCTTGGATAATCTTGGTCACCCTATTTCGATTATTCGAGATGCGGAGGAATTGGCTGCAGACGCTTTTGGAGCTAGCCATGCTTTTCTAATGATAGGGGGAACAACCTCATCGGTGCAGACTATGATTCTTTCTACCTGCAAGGCTGGAGATAAGATTATTCTGCCACGTAATGTCCATAAATCTGCTATCAATGCGCTGGTTCTATGTGGTGCTATTCCCATCTATATCGAGATGAGTGTGGATCCAAAAATCGGTATTGCTTTGGGGCTTGAAAATGATCGAGTAGCCAAGGCCATAAAGGACCATCCAGATGCCAAGGCCATTTTGATTAACAATCCTACTTACTACGGAATCTGTTCAGACCTAAGGGGATTGACAAAAATGGCTCATGAAGCTGGTATGATGGTTTTAGTAGATGAGGCCCACGGAGCGCATTTGCATTTTACTGATAAACTTCCAATTTCTGCTATGGACGCAGGGGCTGATATGGCAGCAGTCTCCATGCATAAGTCTGGTGGGAGTTTGACACAAAGTTCGCTTCTTTTAATCGGGGAGCAGATGAATCCTGAATACGTTCGTCAGATCATCAACCTGACCCAGTCAACATCCGCCTCTTATTTGTTGATGGCTAGTCTGGATATTTCGCGTCGCAACTTGGCCCTTCGTGGTAAAGAGTCGTTTGAGAAGGTCATTGAGCTATCCGAGTACGCTCGTCGTGAAATCAATGCTATCGGTGGCTACTATGCCTACTCAAAAGAGTTAATAGATGGTGTGTCGGTTTGTGATTTTGACGTGACCAAATTGTCAGTTTACACTCAAGGTATTGGCTTAACAGGTATCGAGGTTTATGACCTCCTACGAGACGAATACGACATTCAGATTGAGTTTGGTGATATTGGCAATATCTTGGCTTATATTTCAATCGGTGACCGTATCCAAGACATTGAACGATTAGTTGGTGCTTTAGCAGATATCAAGAGACTCTATTCACGAGATGGGAAGGACTTGATAGCTGGAGAATATATCCAGCCCGAGTTAGTGCTGTCTCCGCAAGAAGCCTTCTATTCAGAGAGAAAAAGTTTGACCTTGGACGAATCTGTTGGACAAGTCTGTGGGGAATTTGTCATGTGCTATCCTCCAGGAATCCCTATCTTGGCTCCTGGAGAACGCATTACACGTGAAATTGTAGACTATATCCAATTTGCCAAGGAACGTGGTTGCTCCCTCCAAGGGACGGAAGATACCGAGGTCAATCACATCAACGTCATTAAGAGAAAGGAGAACTAG
- the speE gene encoding polyamine aminopropyltransferase: MDLWFSEVHTPDVKLSLRTAKQLYAGKSEWQDIEVLDTPAFGKILILNGHVLFSDADDFVYNEMTVHVPMAVHPNPKKVLVIGGGDGGVAQVLTLYPELEQIDIVEPDEMLVEVCREYFPDFAAGLDDPRVTIYYQNGLRFLRNCEDDYDIIINDATDPFGHTEGLFTKEFYGNSYRALKEDGIMIYQHGSPFFDEDESACRSMHRKVNQAFPISRVYQAHIPTSPAGYWLFGFASKKYHPVKDFDKEGWKKRQLFTEYYTANLHVGAFMLPKYVEDILEEEEGKK; this comes from the coding sequence ATGGATTTATGGTTTTCTGAAGTTCATACTCCAGATGTCAAATTGTCCCTGAGAACAGCAAAGCAACTCTACGCTGGAAAAAGTGAATGGCAGGATATCGAAGTCTTGGATACGCCAGCTTTTGGAAAGATTTTGATTTTAAATGGGCATGTTTTGTTCTCAGATGCGGATGATTTTGTCTACAACGAAATGACTGTTCACGTTCCAATGGCTGTGCATCCCAATCCCAAGAAAGTCTTGGTTATTGGGGGTGGCGACGGAGGTGTTGCCCAAGTATTGACACTCTATCCTGAGCTGGAACAAATCGATATTGTGGAACCGGATGAGATGTTGGTCGAGGTTTGTCGTGAGTATTTTCCAGATTTTGCTGCAGGGCTAGATGATCCTCGTGTTACCATTTACTACCAAAATGGGCTACGCTTTTTGCGAAACTGCGAAGATGACTACGATATTATCATCAACGATGCGACAGATCCATTTGGCCATACGGAGGGACTCTTTACCAAGGAATTTTACGGCAATAGTTATCGAGCTCTAAAGGAAGATGGTATCATGATCTACCAGCATGGGAGTCCCTTCTTTGACGAGGATGAGTCGGCTTGCCGAAGCATGCACCGCAAGGTCAATCAAGCCTTTCCAATCAGTCGGGTCTATCAGGCCCATATCCCAACTAGCCCAGCTGGCTATTGGTTGTTTGGATTTGCATCGAAAAAATACCACCCTGTCAAAGATTTTGACAAGGAAGGCTGGAAAAAACGCCAGCTTTTCACAGAATACTACACTGCAAACTTACACGTGGGAGCCTTTATGTTACCCAAGTATGTTGAAGACATTTTAGAAGAAGAGGAAGGAAAAAAATGA
- a CDS encoding saccharopine dehydrogenase family protein: protein MSRLLVIGCGGVAQVAISKICQDSETFTEIMIASRTMSKCDDLKAKLEGKTSTKIETAALDADKVEEVIALIESYKPEAVLNVALPYQDLTIMDACLATGVHYIDTANYEAEDTEDPEWRAIYEKRCKELGFTAYFDYSWQWAYQEKFKEAGLTALLGSGFDPGVTSVFSAYALKHYFDEIHYIDILDCNGGDHGYPFATNFNPEINLREVSAPGSYWEDGKWVEVEAMSIKREYDFPQVGQKDMYLLHHEEIESLAKNIPGVKRIRFFMTFGQSYLTHMKCLENVGLLRTDTINFNGQDIVPIQFLKALLPDPASLGPRTVGKTNIGCIFTGVKDGVEKTIYIYNVCDHQECYAEVGSQAISYTTGVPAMIGTKLVMNGTWKQPGVYNLEELDPDPFMEALNKYGLPWVVVENPQMVD, encoded by the coding sequence ATGAGTCGTTTATTAGTTATTGGATGTGGGGGAGTTGCCCAAGTTGCTATTTCAAAGATTTGTCAAGATAGCGAAACATTTACAGAGATTATGATTGCTAGCCGTACTATGTCAAAATGCGATGACTTAAAAGCTAAACTGGAAGGCAAAACAAGTACAAAAATTGAGACAGCAGCTCTTGATGCTGACAAGGTAGAAGAAGTGATTGCCCTGATTGAAAGCTACAAACCAGAAGCTGTTTTGAACGTAGCTTTACCATATCAAGATCTAACAATTATGGACGCTTGTTTGGCAACAGGTGTTCACTATATCGATACAGCCAACTACGAAGCAGAAGACACAGAAGACCCTGAATGGCGTGCCATCTATGAGAAACGTTGTAAAGAACTTGGATTTACAGCCTACTTTGATTACTCATGGCAATGGGCTTATCAGGAGAAATTCAAAGAAGCTGGCTTGACCGCCCTTCTTGGTTCTGGTTTTGACCCAGGTGTGACCAGCGTCTTTTCTGCCTATGCTCTCAAACACTATTTTGATGAAATCCACTATATCGACATTTTAGACTGTAATGGTGGTGACCACGGTTATCCATTTGCGACCAACTTTAACCCAGAAATTAATCTCCGTGAGGTTTCTGCTCCAGGTTCTTACTGGGAAGATGGAAAATGGGTCGAAGTTGAAGCCATGTCTATCAAGCGCGAGTACGATTTCCCTCAAGTTGGACAAAAAGACATGTATCTCCTTCACCATGAAGAAATCGAATCATTGGCCAAGAACATTCCAGGTGTTAAACGTATTCGCTTCTTTATGACCTTTGGTCAATCTTATCTAACGCATATGAAATGCTTGGAAAATGTTGGACTCCTTCGTACGGATACCATTAACTTCAATGGACAAGACATCGTTCCGATTCAATTTTTGAAAGCCTTGCTTCCAGATCCAGCCAGCCTTGGGCCACGCACTGTAGGTAAAACCAATATTGGATGTATCTTTACAGGTGTCAAAGACGGCGTTGAAAAGACCATCTACATCTACAATGTCTGCGACCATCAGGAATGTTACGCAGAAGTTGGTTCACAAGCTATTTCTTACACAACTGGTGTTCCAGCCATGATTGGGACAAAATTAGTGATGAATGGTACTTGGAAACAACCTGGAGTCTATAACCTTGAAGAATTGGATCCAGATCCATTCATGGAAGCTTTGAATAAATACGGCTTGCCTTGGGTTGTGGTTGAAAATCCGCAAATGGTGGACTAA
- the nspC gene encoding carboxynorspermidine decarboxylase yields the protein MKLEQVPTPAYVIDLAKLEANCRILQQVQEEAGCKVLLAQKAYSLYKTYPLISQHLSGTTASGLYEAKLAREEFPGEVHVFAPAFKDADLEELLEITDHIVFNSERQLRKHGVRCREAGVSVGLRLNPQCSTQGDHALYDPCAPGSRFGVTLDKIPSDLLDLVDGLHFHTLCEQGADDLETTLKAVEEQFGSYLHQVKWLNMGGGHHITRENYDLDLLISEIKRIRETYDLEIYIEPGEAIALNAGYLATEVLDIVENGMEILVLDASATCHMPDVLEMPYRPPLRNGFEAQEKAHTYRLSSNTCLTGDVIGDYSFENPVQIGDRLYFEDMAIYSFVKNNTFNGIGLPSLYLMDDQGDCSLVKAFGYQDFKGRLS from the coding sequence ATGAAGTTAGAACAAGTACCCACACCAGCCTATGTCATTGATTTAGCCAAGTTAGAAGCCAACTGCCGTATTTTACAGCAAGTTCAAGAAGAAGCAGGTTGCAAGGTTTTGCTTGCCCAAAAGGCTTATTCCCTCTATAAAACCTATCCCTTGATTAGCCAGCATCTGTCGGGTACAACGGCTAGTGGTCTCTATGAAGCCAAGCTAGCTAGAGAAGAATTTCCGGGTGAAGTCCATGTTTTTGCGCCAGCTTTCAAGGATGCGGACTTGGAGGAATTGCTTGAGATAACGGACCATATCGTCTTTAACTCGGAGAGACAGTTGCGTAAACATGGGGTCCGTTGTCGGGAGGCTGGTGTCAGTGTTGGTTTGCGACTCAACCCTCAGTGTTCAACTCAAGGAGATCACGCGCTCTATGACCCTTGTGCACCAGGTTCTCGTTTTGGAGTCACTCTAGACAAGATTCCGAGTGATTTATTAGATTTGGTGGATGGGCTTCATTTTCACACCCTTTGCGAGCAGGGAGCAGATGATTTAGAGACAACTTTGAAAGCAGTAGAAGAGCAGTTTGGTTCCTATTTGCATCAAGTTAAATGGCTCAATATGGGCGGCGGACACCACATCACAAGAGAAAACTATGATCTGGATTTGCTGATTTCAGAAATCAAGCGTATCCGAGAAACTTACGATCTTGAAATCTATATCGAGCCGGGTGAAGCCATTGCGCTCAATGCGGGTTATCTAGCAACTGAGGTATTAGATATTGTCGAAAACGGTATGGAAATCTTGGTTTTAGATGCCTCTGCGACTTGCCATATGCCTGACGTACTTGAGATGCCCTATCGTCCACCTTTGAGAAATGGCTTTGAGGCACAGGAAAAAGCCCATACCTACAGACTTTCTTCTAATACCTGTCTGACGGGCGATGTAATTGGTGATTACAGCTTTGAAAATCCAGTTCAAATCGGTGATAGACTTTATTTTGAAGACATGGCTATTTACTCATTTGTTAAAAATAATACCTTTAACGGTATTGGATTGCCAAGTCTCTATCTCATGGACGATCAGGGTGACTGTAGCTTAGTCAAAGCCTTCGGATATCAAGATTTTAAAGGGAGATTATCATGA
- the aguA gene encoding agmatine deiminase — translation MMDSPKKLGYRMPAEYEPHHGTLMIWPTRPGSWPFQGKAAKRAFSQIIKTIAEGERVYLLVEQDHLAEAQDYLGDSVVYLDIPSNDAWARDTGPTILVNDEGQKLAVDCSFNAWGGAVDGLYQDYEDDNQVASRFAGALEMPVYDAKPFVLEGGAIHSDGQGTILVTESCLLSSGRNPHLSKEEIENTLLECLGAEKVIWLPYGIYQDETNEHVDNVAAFVGPAELVLAWTDDKSDPQYAMSKADLELLEQETDAKGRHFTIHKLPIPAVRQVVTEEDLPGYSYEEGEEERYAGERLAASYVNFYIANKAVLVPQFDDVNDQVALDILSKCFPDRKVVGIPARDILLGGGNIHCITQQIPE, via the coding sequence ATGATGGACAGTCCAAAAAAATTAGGCTATCGCATGCCAGCAGAGTACGAACCCCATCACGGAACCTTGATGATCTGGCCTACAAGACCAGGATCATGGCCTTTTCAAGGTAAAGCTGCTAAAAGAGCATTTAGCCAGATTATCAAAACCATAGCAGAAGGGGAAAGAGTCTATCTTTTGGTGGAGCAAGATCACTTAGCTGAAGCCCAAGACTACCTTGGAGATAGCGTTGTTTATTTAGACATTCCCAGCAATGATGCCTGGGCGCGTGATACAGGTCCGACTATTCTTGTCAATGATGAAGGCCAGAAATTAGCCGTGGATTGCTCTTTCAATGCTTGGGGTGGAGCTGTAGATGGTCTCTACCAAGACTATGAAGATGATAATCAAGTAGCCAGTCGTTTTGCTGGGGCCTTGGAAATGCCTGTTTACGATGCCAAACCTTTTGTCCTAGAAGGAGGCGCAATCCACAGCGATGGTCAGGGAACCATTCTCGTAACTGAAAGTTGCTTGCTTAGTTCTGGTCGCAATCCTCATCTTAGTAAGGAAGAAATCGAAAATACCTTATTAGAGTGCCTTGGAGCTGAAAAAGTTATTTGGCTTCCTTATGGTATTTATCAGGACGAAACCAATGAACACGTTGACAATGTTGCAGCCTTCGTTGGTCCTGCTGAGCTTGTTTTGGCTTGGACAGACGACAAAAGCGATCCTCAATATGCCATGTCAAAAGCAGATCTCGAACTCTTAGAGCAAGAGACAGATGCAAAAGGTCGTCACTTCACCATTCATAAATTGCCTATCCCTGCAGTTCGACAAGTTGTGACAGAAGAAGATCTTCCTGGTTATTCCTACGAAGAAGGAGAAGAAGAGCGATACGCAGGTGAACGACTAGCAGCTTCCTATGTAAACTTTTATATCGCTAACAAGGCTGTCTTGGTTCCACAGTTTGATGATGTAAACGACCAAGTGGCCTTAGATATCCTCAGTAAGTGTTTCCCAGATCGTAAAGTTGTCGGAATTCCAGCCAGAGATATTCTCTTAGGTGGTGGCAATATCCACTGTATCACCCAACAAATCCCAGAATAG
- the aguB gene encoding N-carbamoylputrescine amidase, with protein sequence MRNVKVSAIQMQCAKDVATNIQTAERLVRQATEQGAQIILLPELFERPYFCQERQYDYYQHAQSVTENTAIQHFKVIAKELQVVLPISFYEKDGNVLYNSIAVIDADGEVLGVYRKTHIPDDHYYQEKFYFTPGNTGFKVWDTRYAKIGVGICWDQWFPETARCLALNGAELLFYPTAIGSEPILDTDSCGHWQRTMQGHAAANIVPVIAANRYGLEEVTPNEENGGQSSSLDFYGSSFITDETGAILEQAERQGEAVLLATYDLDKGASERLNWGLFRDRRPEMYQRITD encoded by the coding sequence ATGAGAAATGTAAAAGTTTCAGCCATTCAGATGCAATGCGCTAAGGATGTGGCAACAAATATCCAAACCGCAGAGCGCTTAGTACGTCAGGCTACAGAACAAGGCGCACAAATCATTCTCTTACCAGAGTTGTTTGAACGTCCTTATTTTTGTCAGGAACGTCAGTATGACTACTACCAGCATGCCCAGTCGGTGACAGAAAATACTGCCATTCAGCATTTTAAGGTGATTGCTAAGGAACTACAAGTTGTTTTACCGATCAGTTTCTATGAAAAAGATGGCAATGTCTTGTATAACTCAATTGCTGTCATTGATGCAGATGGGGAAGTGCTGGGCGTTTATCGGAAGACCCACATACCAGATGATCATTATTATCAAGAAAAGTTTTATTTCACGCCTGGTAACACTGGTTTCAAGGTCTGGGATACTCGCTATGCTAAGATTGGGGTCGGTATCTGTTGGGATCAATGGTTCCCTGAAACAGCGCGCTGTCTTGCGTTAAATGGTGCTGAATTGCTCTTTTATCCTACAGCTATCGGTTCAGAGCCAATTTTGGATACAGATAGTTGTGGCCATTGGCAACGTACCATGCAAGGACACGCAGCAGCAAATATTGTTCCAGTTATTGCAGCCAATCGTTATGGATTAGAAGAAGTCACTCCAAATGAGGAAAATGGTGGACAAAGTTCCAGTCTTGACTTCTACGGTTCATCCTTTATAACGGATGAAACAGGAGCTATTCTAGAGCAAGCTGAAAGACAAGGAGAAGCTGTTCTGTTAGCAACTTATGACCTAGACAAGGGAGCAAGCGAACGCCTAAACTGGGGCTTGTTTCGTGATAGAAGACCCGAAATGTATCAACGTATTACGGACTAG
- a CDS encoding response regulator transcription factor — translation MARILVIEDNSDIQEILRTLLTEEHEVIQAFSGTEGIMRFDQGGIDLVLLDIMLPGKNGDQVLKAIREQSQTPVIMLTALSDKKLISQYLLDGANDYIVKPFDLDEVFARVTVQLRQSAEKQPAEIVKTENLPQNLKNIQFDAESFEIKNSQETIRLAKKECLILQTLLKHPKKIFTKEELYELVWEDSYLPGDNTLNTHLSNLRKKLNQLDPNQEYIETIWGVGVRLKGDKQ, via the coding sequence ATGGCTAGGATATTGGTTATTGAAGACAATAGTGACATTCAAGAGATTTTGCGAACACTTCTTACTGAGGAGCATGAGGTGATTCAAGCCTTTTCCGGTACAGAAGGAATCATGCGTTTTGACCAAGGTGGGATTGACCTCGTTTTGCTAGATATCATGCTTCCTGGGAAAAATGGGGATCAGGTTTTAAAAGCCATCAGGGAACAAAGTCAAACTCCAGTCATTATGCTAACAGCTTTGAGCGATAAGAAGTTAATCAGTCAATACCTCTTAGACGGTGCCAATGATTACATAGTCAAACCTTTTGATTTGGACGAAGTCTTTGCAAGAGTTACTGTTCAGTTACGTCAAAGTGCAGAAAAACAGCCTGCAGAAATTGTAAAAACTGAAAATCTGCCACAAAACTTGAAAAATATCCAGTTTGATGCCGAAAGTTTTGAAATCAAAAATAGTCAGGAAACGATTCGTCTTGCTAAGAAAGAATGCTTGATTCTCCAAACTCTCCTCAAACATCCTAAGAAAATTTTCACCAAGGAAGAACTTTATGAATTGGTCTGGGAGGATAGCTACCTACCTGGAGATAATACTCTCAATACGCATTTGAGTAATCTTCGAAAAAAATTAAACCAGCTTGACCCAAATCAAGAATATATTGAAACCATCTGGGGAGTTGGGGTAAGATTAAAAGGAGACAAGCAATGA